In Macadamia integrifolia cultivar HAES 741 chromosome 1, SCU_Mint_v3, whole genome shotgun sequence, a single window of DNA contains:
- the LOC122090882 gene encoding zinc finger CCCH domain-containing protein 56-like, translated as MDYGGDVGQMIPETPGGGGRGGADNWVPGLGDQAIWCTEDDYGAWNGDGFADTPSNSNYDGRQSQTRSGSEPPNKKTRGDSQGSGLNRDRDRSKAIGKMFFKTKLCCKFRAGSCPYITNCNFAHGIEELRKPPPNWQEIVAAQEEERGVSSEPREENQIPIISSGLGGETQRSYKGRHCKKFYTEEGCPYGDNCTFLHDEQSRARESVAISLGPTVGSGYGTSGNGTNQKPSNWKTRICNKWEMTGYCPFGSKCHFAHGFGELHRYGGGLVEMEGRDSSTSPDSKQVAVSSKTQTDTVVTSATSVPHTDVYHMGVPSQRSAALIQRQGQRPLQKWKGPDKISRIYGDWIDDNEWEPAR; from the exons ATGGATTACGGTGGAGATGTTGGGCAGATGATCCCTGAAACCCCTGGCGGCGGTGGTCGTGGTGGTGCAGACAATTGGGTCCCAGGGTTAGGTGACCAAGCAATTTGGTGTACTGAGGATGATTATGGAGCTTGGAATGGAGATGGCTTTGCTGACACTCCTTCAAACTCGAATTATGATGGAAGGCAATCTCAAACACGATCTGGGAGTGAACCTCCCAACAAGAAAACCAGAGGAGATTCCCAAGGAAGTGGTTTAAACAGAGACCGTGATCGATCCAAAGCGATTGGGAAGATGTTCTTCAAGACTAAACTTTGCTGCAAGTTTCGTGCAGGGAGTTGTCCCTATATCACTAACTGCAACTTTGCTCATGGGATTGAAGAGCTTCGTAAGCCTCCTCCAAACTGGCAGGAAATTGTGGCAGCCCAAGAGGAGGAACGAGGTGTGTCTTCAGAGCCCAGGGAAGAAAACCAGATTCCAATTATTAGTTCTGGTTTGGGTGGAGAGACCCAGAGGTCTTATAAAGGGAGGCATTGCAAGAAGTTTTACACTGAAGAGGGGTGCCCATATGGAGATAACTGCACTTTCCTCCATGATGAGCAGTCGAGAGCTCGGGAGAGTGTAGCCATTAGTTTGGGTCCAACTGTTGGTAGTGGCTATGGTACCAGTGGGAATGGTACGAACCAGAAGCCTTCGAATTGGAAGACTAGGATCTGTAACAAGTGGGAGATGACTGGGTATTGCCCGTTTGGAAGCAAGTGCCACTTTGCTCATGGCTTTGGCG AGTTGCACAGGTATGGTGGAGGACTTGTGGAGATGGAAGGTAGAGACTCTTCAACCTCTCCTGACTCAAAGCAAGTTGCAGTGTCTTCAAAGACCCAGACAGATACTGTAGTTACATCTGCTACATCAGTTCCTCATACAGATGTTTATCACATGGGAGTTCCATCACAGAGATCTGCGGCTTTAATCCAGAGGCAAGGGCAGAGGCCTCTTCAGAAATGGAAGGGCCCAGACAAGATAAGTAGGATATATGGTGATTGGATTGATGATAATGAGTGGGAACCAGCTCGATAA